In Dermacentor variabilis isolate Ectoservices chromosome 1, ASM5094787v1, whole genome shotgun sequence, the genomic stretch GGCAAGGTGTCTGTGCTGCCGCTGTCAGCAGGTTCAACGCCACCATCACAGGCACCACTGCTGGTCATGCGGTCAACGGTGACGACAAGTACGCCCCAGCAGTCCTGCCCAGACACTACCCCTCTTGGCATTATGACCAGCACCCCGGAGCTGCTGGCTCCCGAGAGCATCACTAGCCTCTGCCTGGGCAGCAAAAGTAGCAAGCAGATGCAACCACTTTCGGCTGTCAAGGGAGCACGCAGCATTTTCGCGGGAGGACCTGGGGCCCTGAGTCCACTGTCAGCATCGTTTGGTGTGCTACCTTTGTCAAACTCCACGCCTGGCACCGTGCCCCCAACAGCCATTAGTGGCATGCTCGCCTATGTCACACCCACTTCACAGGGCATTTTGGACACCATCTCCAAGGAAGCCTGCCCTCCAGTCAAAAAGAACCTTGCAAGGAAGCCTCAGGGACTGAACACGCCAAAGATACAAATATTCAGGCAGTCGAGTAACAACAACTTGCTGCAGACGCCGCCTGTTCCAACCAGCTTTCCACCCAGTGGCCTGAGCAGCGTGCGGCGCAGCTTGCGCCTCTTCAGCAGCTCCAACTCGGTCAAGGAGAACAACAAGGGCAGCTCGTCACCCAAGACCATCCGGGGTCTCTGCTGGTAGAGTGGGTTCACTAGCCATGCAGAAGCGGATTGAGGGCCCCGCTACGTTTCAGTTTCCAGTCTGTTTGGGCAAGGCTCGCCGGGGAAATCCGCAGTAAACGCGGCGAGCTAGTCTCCGTGTCGCCATCTGCGGGATGATCGTGCAGCGAAACGGAAACGCCACTGACGACGAGCGCCGGCattattcttctataaatttctGGACTCCTTCAATTTATTTGTGTGAATGTAGTAGTGTTAAATGGGTTTGAAATATAGTATGTTGTGATTGAAGTGTGTTGCCGAGTGTATTCTATGAGCACCGTTTTAGTGCGCGATAGTAATGCACAAAATTACATGAGGCCTCTACCCTAATTTCTTTCCCACTGGTATTCTCGTATATAGCAGCAGCTGCGAGGGCCTAACCAATTTAAAGGCAACAACGTGATGTTTACAATACTACGTCATGAGGTACATGTGAGACACGTAATTTTGTTTAATGCTCAGCTGCAATGTACTAATATAGAAGCTAATTCACGCTAGCATTGAGTCCGCCGGTCTTTCCCTAAAGCGTTCTTCGCAAAAATGTTTCCGGGGCAAGTGCAGCCTCGCATActtaaacaagcaaacaaacaagaaaatctCAGGAGCACCAACCCTAGCTTGACACATTGGCAAGCGATAACTTCGTAAGCGGCCCTCCGCCTACCGTATTATGCAGTAACGCACACATAGACACATATACGTAATTACATATATACATATGCAAATGTGTAATGTATTTCACAACAGTTTCAATGAAATGCTCATACTTTGTTCTCTTCCCAGTCTCATTTTGTCGTAATCGATCTTCAATCCAACGTTAGGCGTGGGTACTCGTCCCGCAACTTTTCCTTCGTCGACAGCTATAAGATGCGTGCGCTCAATTTTGTATGCGTAAATTGCTGCTTTGCGACGCGCCCGACACGCAGAGTAAGCACTGCTTTTACTCAGCATTAACCTTTTCAGCCTAGAATTTGTATTCTTAATTTCGTATTGTGTTACTATCgcctgaaaaaaaatattgattatATTCGAGTACCCCGTCACTATAAATTATGACGCCATGTCTTAGTATAGGATCCCAGGGCTTAGTGGTGGTAAAGAACAATACGAAATAATTCGAAGTTGTAGATTATCATCGAGTGTTTCACCCATTTAAATGTTAGAAAACTTGCTTCATAACAATCACATAGTGGTTATTGTGAGTGAGAGGTCATAAAGCAATTCTGTGTGCTCGTTATACACAACTCGTGATGACACCTGAAGAGCCTCTATCTAATTGATGATCCCTTTGTCAGATTTATTTTTCTCATAGACGGGGACGACACTTTGTCTATATTGCGCAGCAATTATAGTTCTACAAACCTGCAAAGGCCAGCTGTCCACCTTGCACGTCATCGCCATCGTCTTCTACCTCCGACATGCACCGTTCTTGTAGTACAGCAAACATATGCATTTCCTTGATGCACGAACTTTTCGCTATAAGAGTCCCCTTGCATCTGAGTACAGAAATCCAGGTTGATTTTTCGTCTgtagaaaaataaaacgaaaaattGGGTGCTGTCACAAGGAATGGCGCCCTAAAGCTACATTCAACCCCGGCAGAGCCCATGACAACTACAGACGCCTGGTGCCTATATTTAGGACAGCTATCGTGGCGCACTTTCGGGCTGGGCGCGAATGAGAGGCAACACTTTCCGATTTTCAAAGAAGGTTTGTTTTATCTATAGGGACCTTAAGTAGAAACGTGCCACAGCGTGACAGTACTATGTGAGACGCGCAGCGAATTGGGGGCGCGGAACTTGAAACTTCATTCATCATGGTCAGCAATGAGATGCGCGCACTCACTTTTTGTGAGTAAAATGTTGCTATGCGACTGTCCTAGTGCACCAAGCGCCGCGGGCGCACTAGGACAGTCGACTTTATTGGTGGGTTACAGGGATAAACGTGCGACAGGTACGCTGAACCACCGCCAAGCACTcggtcgttttctttctttttttttggggggggggggggagggggaatctGCTGCGTGTGCTCGTAGTGCGTACGTTGCGGGAGAAAAACCACTGGACTGGATGTCTTTGTTCGGCGCTTGCACGTGCTTGCATGACTTTAGACTGTGTTTCCGTCATGTTAACTTTTTGTAGTGCTCTGTTTTTCTGAAAGTTATGCTCCCATGTAATAACGAAAAAtaagataaaaataaaacaagcgcCCGTGATTTAATAATCAGTCTCGAGCTTCTATGCTAGAGCTCAGGGCTCAAAACCGACGGTTGGACATTTTtacttatttgttttatttagttCGTGTAACAACTAATGGACATCTAGTGTGCTCACCTGTCATAAAGAGGGACTTGCGATAGCTCGTTAAGCGGGCGCCATGTGTGATGCTTGTCCACGGAAGGATGACGATGACAGGTGTAAGCACAGGAAGGTACGACACAGATCGATGtatattgatgcgaaagcgtgaaATGACTCATTGAGCGCAAAATCCGGCGTCCGTCGTCTGTAGCTGCGAAACGGctcctaaattcccattggctgcgaggcCACGGCACGAGCGCGCCGAGTTTTGCGTGAGGGGAGGcagcatcgccgcgacgccataTCACCCTCGCTTTCGGAA encodes the following:
- the LOC142575866 gene encoding cell division cycle protein 27 homolog, which translates into the protein FALALLGQLCSKTERVSRATEAFKKSLKLNPFLWSSYESLINLGESPNPTDIFNVSSLENFSLCQGSNPLVNFVNKTNIDSITDDIKVLGGQGGGPGGQVAGKVSVLPLSAGSTPPSQAPLLVMRSTVTTSTPQQSCPDTTPLGIMTSTPELLAPESITSLCLGSKSSKQMQPLSAVKGARSIFAGGPGALSPLSASFGVLPLSNSTPGTVPPTAISGMLAYVTPTSQGILDTISKEACPPVKKNLARKPQGLNTPKIQIFRQSSNNNLLQTPPVPTSFPPSGLSSVRRSLRLFSSSNSVKENNKGSSSPKTIRGLCW